A genome region from Streptomyces sp. NBC_01296 includes the following:
- a CDS encoding aminotransferase class III-fold pyridoxal phosphate-dependent enzyme, with product MHPNPHAVPGTEPHLRPAGPQTLGILAGLIADERPVFAMPSWFVTTEAAQAGLLISEFVRELGGLATGTRYRSFFANSRYEALHGAVKLLRHRAAASAATHRGRVLVLDPDGTLARRCDPLGEGPERALVPGVIAHATTAELRAALDGTPVCGLLVRAPERLDASALAAVTELAARARATGARIVVDLSDIAPDRPADPAVTALRPDLVVLGESLTGREVPFGAFTGSHDMFAPWSTPQTGFLHSNTYGGNGVAMRAVIARLLPRFDGTAPVHRELAAAAADRQATLDLYARHVNPMAVRMQRKLHGALNVVRAKGSRLTVRLDSGRELDLVDGLCGAGLGVAGHNPSDALTDVVRGHDPARDHVRELERVLARETGLPCAFPAVSGASAVESAITLARLARPRQRRIVVFKHNYGGKTLVSLLATAAERTRAPFGPLYEDIRYIDPFTPHAVEEFRKEAAGGDVGLVWIELVHGSSDAYGPIPAPLLDAVTEGRSEHGYLVGVDEVLTSYYRCGTRFAHHGRLPSVDLMSLSKALSYGCFPTGAALVSQEVHDAARRTNPQLVEELRTHHAHGLGAHFALQAIAQVDALGLPERVRRLSDIVRCGLAELDTGPRGVVGRRFAEGLLGRLQPRVPGVLGRYLAPEGERMTYALILWWIIRARAFVVYDVFLLPLTATEREIRHVMRGARRLSRTGPVRLLAHAALFRLGQRLSRALSRTSTNPRSTT from the coding sequence ATGCACCCGAACCCCCACGCCGTACCCGGCACCGAGCCGCACCTGCGCCCGGCCGGCCCGCAGACCCTCGGCATCCTGGCCGGCCTCATCGCGGACGAGCGGCCCGTGTTCGCGATGCCGTCCTGGTTCGTGACCACCGAAGCCGCCCAAGCCGGCCTGCTCATCAGCGAGTTCGTCCGCGAACTCGGCGGCCTGGCGACCGGCACCCGCTACCGCAGCTTCTTCGCCAACTCCCGCTACGAGGCACTGCACGGCGCCGTCAAGCTGCTGCGCCACCGCGCGGCGGCTTCGGCCGCCACCCATCGCGGCCGCGTCCTCGTCCTCGACCCCGACGGCACCCTCGCCCGCCGCTGCGACCCGCTCGGCGAAGGGCCCGAGCGTGCCCTCGTCCCCGGTGTCATCGCCCACGCCACCACGGCCGAGCTGCGGGCGGCGCTGGACGGCACGCCCGTGTGCGGGCTCCTCGTACGCGCCCCCGAGCGGCTCGACGCGAGCGCCCTGGCCGCCGTCACCGAACTGGCCGCCCGGGCCCGGGCGACCGGGGCCCGTATCGTCGTGGACCTCAGCGACATCGCGCCAGACCGCCCGGCCGACCCGGCCGTCACCGCCCTGCGCCCCGACCTGGTCGTCCTCGGCGAGTCCCTCACCGGCCGCGAGGTCCCCTTCGGCGCCTTCACCGGCAGCCACGACATGTTCGCCCCCTGGAGCACCCCGCAAACCGGCTTCCTGCACTCCAACACCTACGGCGGCAACGGCGTCGCCATGCGGGCCGTCATCGCCCGGCTCCTGCCCCGCTTCGACGGAACGGCCCCGGTGCACCGGGAACTCGCCGCGGCCGCCGCCGACCGCCAGGCGACCCTCGACCTGTACGCCCGCCACGTGAACCCCATGGCGGTCCGCATGCAGCGCAAACTGCACGGCGCGTTGAACGTCGTCCGCGCCAAGGGCTCCAGGCTCACCGTCCGCCTCGACTCCGGCCGCGAACTGGACCTGGTCGACGGGCTCTGCGGAGCCGGGCTCGGCGTGGCCGGCCACAACCCGTCCGACGCGCTGACCGACGTCGTACGCGGCCACGACCCGGCCCGCGACCACGTCCGCGAGCTGGAACGGGTCCTGGCCCGGGAGACCGGGCTGCCCTGCGCCTTCCCCGCCGTCAGCGGAGCGTCGGCGGTCGAGAGCGCCATCACCCTCGCCCGGCTCGCCCGCCCCCGGCAGCGGCGCATCGTCGTCTTCAAACACAACTACGGGGGCAAAACCCTCGTCTCGCTGCTGGCCACCGCCGCCGAGCGCACCCGCGCGCCCTTCGGCCCGCTCTACGAAGACATCCGGTACATCGACCCGTTCACCCCGCACGCCGTGGAGGAGTTCCGCAAGGAAGCCGCCGGCGGCGACGTCGGACTCGTGTGGATCGAGCTGGTCCACGGCAGCTCCGACGCCTACGGCCCGATCCCCGCACCGCTCCTCGACGCCGTCACCGAGGGCCGGAGCGAACACGGCTACCTCGTCGGAGTGGACGAGGTCCTGACGTCCTACTACCGCTGCGGCACCCGTTTCGCCCACCACGGCCGGCTTCCCTCCGTCGACCTGATGAGCCTGTCCAAGGCCCTGAGCTACGGCTGCTTCCCCACCGGCGCGGCCCTCGTCTCCCAGGAGGTCCACGACGCGGCCCGCCGGACCAACCCGCAGCTGGTCGAGGAACTGCGCACGCACCACGCCCACGGACTGGGCGCACATTTCGCCCTCCAGGCCATCGCCCAGGTCGATGCGCTGGGACTGCCCGAGCGCGTCCGACGCCTCTCGGACATCGTGCGCTGCGGGCTCGCCGAGTTGGACACCGGCCCGCGGGGCGTCGTCGGCCGCCGCTTCGCGGAAGGGCTGCTGGGCCGGCTGCAGCCCCGGGTTCCGGGCGTGCTCGGCCGGTACCTCGCGCCCGAGGGCGAGCGGATGACGTACGCGCTGATCCTGTGGTGGATCATCCGCGCCCGCGCCTTCGTCGTCTACGACGTCTTCCTGCTGCCGCTGACCGCCACCGAGCGGGAGATCCGCCACGTGATGCGCGGCGCCCGCAGGCTTTCGCGCACCGGACCGGTACGCCTCCTCGCGCACGCCGCCCTCTTCCGGCTCGGCCAGCGCCTGTCCCGGGCCCTTTCCCGTACGTCCACGAACCCCAGGAGCACGACATGA
- a CDS encoding nuclear transport factor 2 family protein — protein sequence MSTQSVEVVRRFFRLFEEGRLADIEPLLAPDFEWVYHGPAALPWAGVYRGVEGFRNFFAIVRELIQVQECDAYDYLDAGDRVVVLGVSRTRVLANDAHYEAQWMNVFTVRDGLISRYLDLYDTASVVDALRRDRREVTAAS from the coding sequence ATGAGCACGCAGAGCGTCGAAGTGGTCCGCCGCTTCTTCCGGCTCTTCGAAGAGGGCCGGCTCGCCGACATCGAGCCGCTGCTCGCACCCGACTTCGAATGGGTCTACCACGGCCCCGCCGCGCTGCCCTGGGCCGGCGTCTACCGCGGCGTCGAAGGATTCCGGAACTTCTTCGCCATCGTCCGCGAGCTGATCCAGGTACAGGAGTGCGACGCCTACGACTACCTCGACGCCGGGGACCGGGTCGTGGTGCTCGGCGTGAGCCGCACCCGGGTGCTGGCCAACGACGCGCACTACGAGGCCCAGTGGATGAACGTCTTCACCGTCCGCGACGGGCTCATCTCCCGCTACCTCGACCTCTACGACACCGCCAGCGTCGTCGACGCCCTGCGGCGCGACCGCCGGGAGGTGACTGCGGCGTCGTGA
- a CDS encoding nuclear transport factor 2 family protein has product MNAPAVTTLGAAFTAVARAHPHRTALVQGDLRIGYGELAARAAAAAGRLADIEPLLAPDFEWVYHGPAALPWAGVYRGVEGFRNFFAIVRELIQVQECDAYDYLDAGDRVVVLGVSRTRVLANDAHYEAQWMNVFTVRDGLISRYLDLYDTASVVDALRRDRREVTAAS; this is encoded by the coding sequence GTGAACGCTCCCGCCGTCACCACCCTGGGCGCCGCCTTCACCGCCGTCGCCCGAGCCCACCCGCACCGCACCGCCCTGGTCCAGGGCGACCTGCGGATCGGCTACGGCGAACTGGCCGCCAGGGCCGCCGCGGCCGCAGGCCGGCTCGCCGACATCGAGCCGCTGCTCGCACCCGACTTCGAATGGGTCTACCACGGCCCCGCCGCGCTGCCCTGGGCCGGCGTCTACCGCGGCGTCGAAGGATTCCGGAACTTCTTCGCCATCGTCCGCGAGCTGATCCAGGTACAGGAGTGCGACGCCTACGACTACCTCGACGCCGGGGACCGGGTCGTGGTGCTCGGCGTGAGCCGCACCCGGGTGCTGGCCAACGACGCGCACTACGAGGCCCAGTGGATGAACGTCTTCACCGTCCGCGACGGGCTCATCTCCCGCTACCTCGACCTCTACGACACCGCCAGCGTCGTCGACGCCCTGCGGCGCGACCGCCGGGAGGTGACTGCGGCGTCGTGA
- a CDS encoding non-ribosomal peptide synthetase, whose protein sequence is MNAPAVTTLGAAFTAVARAHPHRTALVQGDLRIGYGELAARAAAAAGRLAGGLTPDEPVGICARRSPGTIATVLAVVLAGGAYLPIDPEAPDDRIRALVEDSRVRTVFAAAHDLTRLRDVLPPGVAVLPIEEDAPQPGEAPPSTLPEAAPRRGPDSLAYVIHTSGSTGTPKGVQVEDRSVLALAHAPEAGLGPDDVVLQLAPLHVDPSVFEIWGALLNGARLVLPQADRPGVHDIGRECARHGVTVLRLAAPLFRLAMEHITADLRGLRLCVSGGDRADANAVRTALRALPGCRIVNGYGPTETTVYACWQVLDGPDGWDSGWRDVPIGHPFAGATAHVLRPDRTPAAPGEEGELCIGGPGVARGYRGRPQQTAERFIPEPGRPDRTAYLTGDRVRLLPDGSLAFLGRFDDQVKIRGHRVEPAETERALLAHPAVRAAVAVPYGAVVSRRLAAYVVLAPGAAFAGDDHAALTAHAARILPAPAVPATVTVLPEIPATANGKPDRRLLAARADRAVAGGGAADGAAGPGAGPAGADAPAADPRLVDGRALDGRALDLTGHWEAVLGRSIGPDTDFFAAGGDSLSAMAILARLERDHGIALTIADFFGAPTIRALAARAATAAACAPDAAAASAPEQETPPSGDTAWLPLSAGQQGIWFEQEAAGNAGRYVIGRGHLVRGPLHLPRLRTALSRLGERQTALRTVVRRAADGWQQSLTADPGAALRHIDLTATPAEDRDSRARTLVAEHMAAGPEAEGTRLLRTLVLSLGHHRTLVHFAVHHAIADDWSLDLFLAELSALYADPDEALPPLRPTYPDHLRRSLTPRPEHLTAATEFWQGALDGGAATLDLVTDRPRPAVLSGTGDRVRLRIGPGQRARQTEAARRHGVSPYMLCLAGVYTVLAAHAERDTLTLGTLAAGRDRAGTQDLIGCFVNLLPVRIEADADTTVGTLLHRIRTACTLSLRHQDVPFQTVARELAPATAARAAVPFQAVVNYQQRQARSLDLRGTQATPWAAADRTGATFELAFTFQEAGDGLDLEVEFSTDLYGRATAQRLAGQLAAVLDRLADGDPHLRNVTLLEPGEYERLSRAPEPAPDGTDTTLPALIGRQAAARPHKTAVTGADTSLTYDELDRLSDTVATRLTAHGIRPGDRVAVCLERSPRLVTALLGVLKAGAAYVPLDPAYPAERLRHCIEDSEAGALVCAKETSDALLRPGPDRSPGPPVLDIEDLTAPGEETGVRTVPGDPGAPAYVIYTSGSTGRPRGVAVPHRAVVNTLLGCLARHPFTEDDVWLQLTSPGFDVAAFEQFMPLVSGATLVYADDATRTDRAALHRTLATAGVTVMVTVPSLLRALDRPDLAGVRVLLVAGEPADVHDTCHFARDRVVVNGYGPTEAAVLATTHQAQPGDGRARVPVGTALPGTAAHVVDRHGRLCATGVPGELWLSGAGLGDGYWNDPEQTGRLFTTHPALGPAGRCYRTGDRVRRLPDGSIDYLGRLDHQIKLRGFRIELGEIEAALCEHPGVREAVAVLLGTGADAELAVGYVGHATPQGARAHLARLLPGHMVPRLAVAVPAIPTGSHGKADRPALAAQLAGHRRRHPPAGGAADGPANETERRLLALWEEVLDGPPGSPDEDFFASGGHSLRVVRLLGRIEGEYGIRLPVSDFLAAPTVRAVARRLDGAGAAAAAAVGPDDARLDPAVVFTGRPAAAAPHDAVLLTGATGFVGSHVLAELLDRTSGPVLCLVRATDAEAARRRLAGALRRHGLRPDAADPRIVAVPGDLALPGLGLAGTEWEAVVRRAAAVLHLGAEVHHLSGFHHLEAANVRGTAELLRIAAEGRPARFHHVSTLGVFRDGPPGARPRTVTEATSTAGERHPRGRGYAAGKWAAEQLVAQALDRGADARIYRLGRAGGSTTGAVSADDFLSRLLVTSAALGCHPDDPRLATDALPVDTMARAVVALALADGRPGAVHHLHHPRRTPLSGLLAVHDRRTGRTTAAIGLATWLRRLAEAEAEAGPAAEATLPALAYREHLRDLGDDPAAGRLEHRNDATLAALRTLGITPPALDDALVGRWWENLDRSTRDD, encoded by the coding sequence GTGAACGCTCCCGCCGTCACCACCCTGGGCGCCGCCTTCACCGCCGTCGCCCGAGCCCACCCGCACCGCACCGCCCTGGTCCAGGGCGACCTGCGGATCGGCTACGGCGAACTGGCCGCCAGGGCCGCCGCGGCCGCAGGCCGGCTCGCCGGCGGCCTGACGCCCGACGAGCCCGTCGGGATCTGCGCCCGGCGCTCGCCCGGCACGATCGCCACCGTGCTCGCCGTGGTGCTGGCCGGGGGCGCCTACCTGCCCATCGACCCCGAGGCGCCCGACGACCGCATCCGCGCCCTCGTCGAGGACAGCCGGGTCCGTACGGTGTTCGCCGCCGCGCACGACCTCACCCGGCTGCGGGACGTGCTGCCGCCCGGGGTCGCCGTCCTGCCCATCGAGGAGGACGCGCCGCAGCCCGGCGAGGCGCCGCCGTCCACCCTGCCCGAGGCCGCCCCCCGCCGGGGACCGGACTCCCTCGCCTACGTGATCCACACCTCGGGCAGCACCGGCACGCCCAAGGGGGTCCAGGTCGAGGACCGTTCGGTCCTCGCGCTGGCGCACGCCCCCGAGGCCGGGCTCGGGCCCGACGACGTCGTCCTGCAGCTCGCCCCGCTCCACGTGGACCCCTCCGTCTTCGAGATCTGGGGGGCCCTGCTCAACGGCGCCCGGCTCGTGCTGCCGCAAGCCGACCGGCCGGGCGTGCACGACATCGGCCGGGAGTGCGCCCGGCACGGGGTGACCGTACTGCGGCTGGCCGCGCCGCTGTTCCGGCTGGCGATGGAACACATCACGGCCGACCTGCGCGGGCTGCGGCTGTGCGTCTCCGGCGGCGACCGGGCCGACGCGAACGCCGTACGGACCGCGCTGCGCGCGCTGCCCGGCTGCCGCATCGTCAACGGCTACGGGCCCACGGAGACCACCGTCTACGCCTGCTGGCAGGTGCTGGACGGGCCCGACGGCTGGGACAGCGGCTGGCGGGACGTACCGATCGGCCACCCCTTCGCCGGAGCCACCGCCCATGTCCTGCGCCCCGACCGCACCCCGGCCGCGCCCGGTGAGGAGGGGGAACTCTGCATCGGCGGGCCCGGCGTGGCCCGCGGCTACCGCGGCCGGCCGCAGCAGACCGCCGAGCGGTTCATCCCCGAACCCGGCCGGCCCGACCGTACCGCCTACCTCACGGGGGACCGGGTCCGGCTGCTCCCCGACGGATCGCTCGCCTTCCTCGGCCGCTTCGACGACCAGGTCAAGATCCGCGGTCACCGGGTCGAACCCGCCGAGACGGAACGGGCGTTGCTCGCCCACCCCGCGGTGCGTGCGGCGGTCGCCGTTCCGTACGGCGCCGTCGTTTCCCGGCGGCTGGCGGCCTACGTGGTACTCGCACCCGGCGCCGCGTTCGCGGGTGACGACCACGCCGCCCTCACGGCCCATGCCGCCCGGATCCTGCCGGCCCCGGCGGTTCCGGCCACCGTCACGGTCCTTCCGGAGATCCCGGCCACCGCCAACGGCAAACCGGACCGCCGACTGCTCGCCGCACGGGCCGACCGGGCGGTCGCCGGCGGCGGCGCGGCCGACGGCGCCGCCGGACCCGGCGCCGGTCCGGCCGGCGCGGATGCCCCCGCCGCCGATCCGCGCCTGGTGGACGGGCGCGCGCTGGACGGGCGCGCGCTGGACCTCACCGGGCACTGGGAGGCCGTCCTCGGCCGGAGCATCGGCCCGGACACCGACTTCTTCGCCGCCGGCGGCGACTCACTGTCCGCCATGGCGATCCTGGCCCGGCTGGAACGCGACCACGGCATCGCCCTCACCATCGCCGACTTCTTCGGGGCCCCGACGATCCGGGCTCTGGCGGCCCGCGCGGCGACCGCCGCCGCCTGCGCCCCGGACGCCGCCGCAGCCAGCGCCCCCGAGCAGGAGACACCCCCGTCCGGGGACACCGCGTGGCTGCCGTTGTCGGCCGGCCAGCAGGGGATCTGGTTCGAACAGGAGGCCGCCGGAAACGCAGGACGCTACGTCATCGGACGCGGCCACCTGGTCCGGGGACCGCTGCACCTCCCGCGGCTGCGCACCGCGCTGAGCCGGCTGGGGGAGCGGCAGACCGCCCTGCGGACCGTCGTCCGGCGTGCAGCCGACGGCTGGCAGCAGAGCCTCACCGCCGACCCCGGCGCCGCCCTGCGCCACATCGACCTCACCGCCACCCCCGCCGAAGACCGCGACAGCCGCGCCCGGACCCTGGTCGCCGAGCACATGGCGGCCGGCCCGGAGGCGGAGGGCACACGGCTCCTGCGCACCCTGGTGCTCAGCCTCGGCCACCACCGCACCCTGGTCCACTTCGCCGTCCACCACGCCATCGCCGACGACTGGTCCCTGGATCTCTTCCTCGCCGAGCTCTCCGCCCTGTACGCGGACCCGGACGAAGCCCTGCCGCCCCTGCGCCCGACCTACCCCGACCACCTGCGCCGGTCCCTGACACCCCGCCCCGAACACCTCACCGCCGCAACGGAGTTCTGGCAGGGCGCACTGGACGGCGGGGCGGCGACGCTCGACCTCGTCACCGACCGCCCCCGGCCGGCCGTCCTCAGCGGAACCGGCGACCGGGTACGCCTGCGGATCGGCCCCGGGCAGCGCGCCCGGCAGACGGAGGCCGCCCGGCGGCACGGCGTCAGCCCGTACATGCTCTGCCTGGCCGGCGTGTACACCGTTCTCGCCGCGCACGCCGAACGCGACACCTTGACCCTGGGCACCCTCGCCGCCGGCCGGGACCGGGCCGGGACACAGGACCTCATCGGCTGCTTCGTGAACCTGCTGCCCGTACGCATCGAGGCCGACGCCGACACCACCGTCGGGACCCTGCTGCACCGCATCCGCACGGCCTGCACCCTCTCCTTGCGCCACCAGGACGTGCCCTTCCAGACGGTGGCGCGGGAACTGGCGCCGGCCACCGCCGCGCGCGCGGCCGTCCCCTTCCAGGCCGTCGTCAACTACCAGCAGCGCCAAGCGCGTTCGCTGGACCTGCGCGGAACGCAGGCAACGCCGTGGGCGGCCGCAGACCGTACCGGCGCCACCTTCGAACTCGCCTTCACCTTCCAGGAGGCCGGTGACGGTCTCGACCTGGAGGTCGAGTTCAGCACCGACCTGTACGGCCGCGCCACCGCGCAGCGGCTGGCCGGCCAGCTGGCCGCCGTACTCGACCGCTTGGCGGACGGCGACCCGCACCTGCGCAACGTGACGCTGCTGGAGCCGGGGGAGTACGAGCGGCTCAGCCGCGCACCGGAACCGGCTCCCGACGGCACGGACACCACCCTGCCCGCACTCATAGGCCGGCAAGCCGCGGCCCGGCCCCACAAGACCGCCGTGACCGGCGCCGACACCAGCCTCACCTACGACGAACTCGACCGCCTCTCCGACACCGTGGCCACCCGCCTCACCGCCCACGGCATCCGGCCCGGCGACCGCGTCGCCGTATGCCTGGAGCGTTCCCCCCGGCTCGTCACGGCCCTCCTCGGCGTACTCAAGGCGGGCGCCGCCTACGTCCCCCTCGACCCCGCGTACCCCGCGGAGCGGCTGCGCCACTGCATCGAGGACTCCGAAGCCGGCGCGCTGGTCTGCGCCAAGGAGACCTCGGACGCGCTGCTGCGCCCCGGACCGGACCGGAGCCCCGGCCCACCGGTCCTGGACATCGAGGACCTCACCGCCCCCGGCGAAGAGACCGGCGTCCGCACCGTGCCCGGTGATCCCGGTGCTCCGGCCTACGTCATCTACACCTCCGGCAGCACCGGCCGTCCCCGCGGCGTGGCCGTCCCGCACCGCGCGGTCGTCAACACCCTCCTCGGCTGCCTCGCCCGCCATCCCTTCACCGAGGACGACGTCTGGCTCCAGCTGACCTCGCCCGGCTTCGACGTGGCCGCCTTCGAGCAGTTCATGCCGCTCGTCTCCGGCGCCACCCTGGTGTACGCGGACGACGCCACCCGCACCGACCGCGCGGCCCTCCACCGCACCCTCGCCACCGCCGGGGTGACCGTCATGGTGACGGTCCCCTCGCTGCTGCGCGCCCTGGACCGCCCCGACCTGGCCGGCGTACGGGTGCTGCTCGTCGCCGGTGAGCCCGCGGACGTCCACGACACCTGCCACTTCGCCCGGGACCGGGTCGTCGTCAACGGCTACGGACCCACCGAAGCCGCCGTCCTCGCCACGACGCACCAGGCGCAGCCCGGCGACGGACGGGCCCGGGTGCCGGTGGGAACCGCGCTGCCCGGCACGGCCGCACACGTCGTGGACCGCCACGGACGGCTCTGCGCCACCGGGGTGCCGGGCGAACTGTGGCTCTCCGGTGCAGGACTCGGCGACGGCTACTGGAACGATCCCGAACAGACCGGCCGGCTGTTCACCACCCATCCCGCGCTCGGCCCGGCCGGGCGCTGCTACCGCACCGGGGACCGGGTACGCCGGCTGCCCGACGGGAGCATCGACTACCTCGGCCGCCTCGACCACCAGATCAAGCTCCGGGGCTTCCGCATCGAACTCGGCGAGATCGAGGCCGCGCTCTGCGAACACCCCGGGGTCCGGGAGGCCGTCGCGGTCCTCCTCGGCACGGGGGCCGACGCCGAGCTCGCCGTCGGCTACGTCGGGCACGCCACACCGCAGGGGGCCCGCGCCCACCTGGCCCGGCTGCTGCCCGGCCACATGGTCCCGCGCCTGGCCGTGGCGGTGCCCGCCATCCCGACCGGCAGCCACGGCAAGGCCGACCGCCCTGCGCTCGCCGCACAGCTGGCCGGCCACCGCCGCAGGCACCCGCCGGCCGGCGGCGCTGCGGACGGACCGGCGAACGAGACCGAGCGGCGGCTGCTCGCCCTGTGGGAGGAGGTCCTCGACGGCCCGCCGGGCTCCCCGGACGAGGACTTCTTCGCCTCGGGCGGGCACTCCCTGCGGGTCGTCCGGCTCCTGGGGCGCATCGAGGGGGAGTACGGGATACGCCTCCCCGTGTCCGACTTCCTCGCCGCGCCGACCGTACGCGCCGTCGCCCGCCGCCTGGACGGGGCCGGGGCGGCGGCTGCGGCTGCCGTGGGCCCGGACGATGCACGGCTCGACCCGGCCGTCGTCTTCACCGGCCGGCCCGCAGCAGCGGCCCCGCACGATGCCGTCCTGCTCACGGGAGCGACCGGGTTCGTCGGTTCCCACGTACTGGCAGAGCTGTTGGACCGGACCTCGGGCCCGGTCCTGTGCCTGGTCCGGGCCACGGACGCCGAGGCCGCCCGCCGACGGCTGGCCGGGGCGCTGCGCCGGCACGGGCTCCGACCCGATGCGGCCGACCCGCGCATCGTCGCCGTGCCCGGAGACCTGGCCCTGCCCGGCCTGGGGCTGGCCGGCACGGAGTGGGAAGCGGTGGTCCGCCGCGCGGCGGCCGTCCTCCACCTCGGAGCCGAGGTCCACCACCTGTCCGGCTTCCACCACCTGGAGGCCGCCAACGTCCGCGGCACCGCTGAACTGCTGCGGATCGCCGCAGAGGGCAGGCCGGCCCGGTTCCACCACGTCTCCACGCTCGGGGTGTTCCGGGACGGCCCGCCGGGCGCACGGCCGCGCACCGTCACCGAGGCCACCTCGACGGCCGGCGAACGGCATCCGCGCGGCCGCGGCTACGCCGCCGGCAAATGGGCCGCCGAACAGCTCGTCGCCCAGGCCCTCGACCGGGGCGCCGACGCGCGGATCTACCGGCTCGGGCGGGCCGGCGGGAGCACGACGGGCGCCGTCAGCGCGGACGACTTCCTCAGCCGCCTGCTGGTCACCTCCGCAGCCCTCGGCTGCCATCCCGACGACCCGCGGCTGGCCACCGACGCGCTGCCCGTGGACACCATGGCCCGCGCCGTGGTGGCCCTGGCGCTCGCCGACGGCCGACCGGGCGCCGTCCACCACCTGCACCACCCCCGGCGGACCCCGCTGAGCGGGCTGCTCGCCGTACACGACCGGCGCACCGGCCGGACCACCGCTGCGATCGGCCTCGCCACCTGGCTGCGCCGGCTGGCCGAGGCGGAGGCCGAGGCCGGACCCGCCGCCGAAGCCACCCTGCCGGCGCTCGCCTACCGCGAGCACCTGAGGGACCTCGGGGACGATCCGGCTGCCGGCCGCCTCGAGCACCGCAACGACGCCACCCTCGCCGCCCTGCGCACCCTCGGCATCACCCCGCCCGCCCTGGACGACGCCCTGGTCGGCCGCTGGTGGGAGAACCTCGACCGGAGCACCCGCGATGACTGA